The following coding sequences lie in one Cupriavidus sp. WKF15 genomic window:
- a CDS encoding acetyl-CoA C-acetyltransferase has translation MTDIVIVSAARTAVGKFGGSLAKIPAPELGAIAIKAALERAGVKPEQVSEVIMGQVLTAGSGQNPARQASIKAGLPASVPAMTINKVCGSGLKAVMLAANAILSGEAEIVVAGGQENMSAAPHVLPGSRDGFRMGDAKLVDTMIVDGLWDVYNQYHMGITAENVAKEYGITREAQDEFAVASQNKAEAAQKAGKFNDEIVPVMIPQRKGDPLAFDKDEYVRQGATLDSMAGLKPAFDKAGTVTAANASGLNDGAAAVVVMSAAKAKELGLTPLATIKAYANAGVDPKVMGMGPVPASKRCLSRAGWGVGDLDLMEINEAFAAQALAVHQQMGWDTSKVNVNGGAIAIGHPIGASGCRILVTLLHEMKRRDAKKGLASLCIGGGMGVALAVERN, from the coding sequence ATGACCGATATCGTTATCGTTTCCGCCGCCCGTACCGCCGTAGGCAAGTTTGGCGGTTCGCTCGCGAAGATTCCCGCACCGGAGCTGGGCGCCATCGCCATCAAGGCCGCGCTGGAGCGCGCAGGCGTGAAGCCGGAGCAGGTCAGTGAAGTGATCATGGGCCAGGTGCTCACGGCCGGCTCGGGCCAGAACCCGGCACGCCAGGCATCGATCAAGGCGGGCCTGCCCGCATCGGTGCCGGCCATGACCATCAACAAGGTGTGCGGATCCGGCCTGAAGGCCGTGATGCTGGCCGCTAATGCGATCCTGTCCGGTGAAGCGGAGATCGTGGTGGCCGGTGGCCAGGAGAACATGAGCGCCGCGCCGCACGTACTGCCGGGCTCGCGCGACGGCTTCCGCATGGGCGATGCCAAGCTCGTCGACACCATGATCGTCGATGGCCTGTGGGACGTGTACAACCAGTACCACATGGGCATCACCGCCGAAAACGTGGCCAAGGAATACGGCATTACCCGCGAAGCGCAGGACGAGTTCGCCGTGGCCTCGCAGAACAAGGCCGAGGCTGCGCAGAAAGCCGGCAAGTTCAATGACGAAATCGTCCCGGTGATGATTCCGCAGCGCAAGGGCGACCCGTTGGCCTTCGATAAGGACGAGTACGTCCGCCAGGGTGCCACGCTGGACAGCATGGCCGGCCTGAAGCCCGCCTTCGACAAGGCCGGCACGGTGACCGCCGCCAACGCCTCGGGCCTCAATGACGGTGCCGCGGCAGTGGTGGTGATGTCGGCTGCCAAGGCCAAGGAACTGGGCCTGACGCCACTGGCCACGATCAAGGCCTACGCCAATGCCGGCGTGGATCCGAAGGTCATGGGCATGGGCCCGGTGCCGGCTTCCAAGCGCTGCCTGTCGCGTGCGGGCTGGGGCGTGGGCGACCTGGACCTGATGGAAATCAACGAGGCCTTCGCCGCGCAGGCACTGGCCGTGCACCAGCAGATGGGCTGGGACACGTCCAAGGTCAACGTGAACGGTGGCGCCATTGCCATCGGCCACCCGATCGGCGCATCGGGCTGCCGTATCCTGGTGACGCTGCTGCACGAGATGAAGCGCCGCGACGCGAAGAAGGGCCTGGCCTCGCTGTGCATCGGCGGCGGCATGGGCGTGGCGCTGGCAGTCGAACGCAATTAA
- the bktB gene encoding beta-ketothiolase BktB has product MTREVVVVSGVRTAIGTFGGSLKDMAPSDMGALVVREALARAQVSGDDVGHVVFGNVIQTEPRDMYLGRVAAVNGGVSTNAPALTVNRLCGSGLQAIVSAAQTILLGDTDIAIGGGAESMSRAPYLAPAARWGARMGDASLVDMMLGALHDPFHRIHMGVTAENVAKEYDISRTQQDEAALESHRRASAAIKAGYFKDQIVPVTLKSRKGDVSFDTDEHVRHDATIDDMTKLKPVFVKENGTVTAGNASGLNDAAAAVVLMERAEAERRGLKPLARLVSYGHAGVDPKTMGIGPVPATKIALERAGLSVSDLDVIEANEAFAAQACAVTKALGLDPAKVNPNGSGISLGHPIGATGALITVKAVYELQRVQGRYALVTMCIGGGQGIAAIFERI; this is encoded by the coding sequence ATGACGCGTGAAGTCGTAGTGGTGAGTGGTGTACGTACGGCAATCGGGACTTTCGGCGGGAGCCTGAAGGACATGGCACCGAGCGATATGGGTGCACTCGTGGTGCGCGAAGCACTTGCGCGCGCCCAGGTATCCGGTGACGACGTCGGTCACGTCGTGTTCGGCAATGTGATTCAGACCGAGCCGCGCGACATGTATCTGGGCCGCGTGGCGGCCGTCAACGGCGGGGTATCGACCAATGCGCCCGCGCTGACCGTGAACCGCCTGTGCGGCTCGGGCCTGCAGGCCATTGTCAGCGCTGCGCAGACCATCCTGCTCGGCGATACCGACATCGCCATCGGCGGCGGTGCCGAAAGCATGAGCCGCGCACCGTACCTGGCGCCCGCTGCCCGCTGGGGTGCCCGCATGGGCGATGCCAGCCTGGTCGACATGATGCTGGGCGCGCTGCATGATCCGTTCCATCGCATCCACATGGGTGTCACGGCCGAAAACGTGGCCAAGGAATATGACATCAGCCGCACCCAGCAGGACGAAGCCGCACTGGAGTCGCACCGCCGCGCGTCGGCGGCCATCAAGGCTGGCTACTTCAAGGACCAGATCGTTCCGGTGACGCTCAAGAGCCGCAAGGGCGACGTGAGCTTCGACACCGACGAGCATGTGCGTCATGACGCCACGATTGACGACATGACCAAGCTCAAGCCGGTCTTCGTCAAGGAAAACGGCACCGTGACCGCGGGCAATGCCTCGGGCCTGAACGATGCCGCCGCCGCCGTGGTGCTGATGGAGCGTGCCGAGGCCGAGCGCCGCGGCCTGAAGCCGCTGGCACGCCTGGTGTCGTACGGCCACGCCGGCGTGGACCCGAAGACCATGGGCATTGGCCCGGTTCCCGCCACGAAGATCGCGCTGGAGCGCGCCGGCCTGTCGGTGTCCGACCTGGACGTGATCGAAGCCAACGAAGCCTTTGCGGCACAAGCCTGCGCGGTGACCAAGGCGCTGGGCCTGGACCCGGCCAAGGTCAATCCGAACGGCTCCGGCATTTCGCTCGGGCACCCGATCGGCGCCACCGGCGCGCTGATCACGGTCAAGGCGGTCTACGAGCTGCAACGCGTGCAAGGCCGCTATGCGCTGGTGACGATGTGCATTGGCGGCGGCCAGGGTATCGCCGCGATCTTCGAGCGCATCTGA
- a CDS encoding tRNA-dihydrouridine synthase gives MGRLFLAPMEGLADYVLRDVLTGLGGYDGCVSEFVRVTGSLLPERVYERDTPEILQGGYTPGGTPMVIQLLGSDAMWMARNAAFAATLSPHGIDLNFGCPAKVVNRHGGGAMLLAHPEQLHRIVAAVRAAVPPQIAVTAKMRLGVSDTALALDCATALAEGGAASLVVHARTRDHGYRPPAHWEWIARIADAVEIPVIANGEVWSVADWERCRAVSGCVDVMIGRGAVSDPFLALRIRGVMDSTPSDEEWPLVLHQIAAYLRKLHDRIASCHEHGRVKLWLSYLKRTWPQAAQLHAAIRRVQDSAQIEQVLQSFPEVTSSRPSGFGQGEATGACVV, from the coding sequence ATGGGCCGGCTATTCCTGGCCCCGATGGAGGGGCTCGCCGACTACGTGCTGCGCGATGTGCTGACGGGCCTGGGCGGCTATGATGGATGCGTGTCCGAGTTCGTTCGGGTGACTGGCTCCCTGCTTCCCGAGCGGGTCTACGAACGCGACACCCCCGAGATTCTGCAAGGCGGCTACACCCCCGGTGGAACGCCGATGGTGATCCAGCTGCTCGGCAGCGATGCCATGTGGATGGCGCGCAATGCGGCCTTTGCCGCGACGCTGTCGCCGCATGGTATCGACCTGAACTTCGGTTGCCCGGCCAAGGTCGTCAACCGGCACGGTGGCGGCGCGATGCTGCTGGCGCATCCCGAGCAGCTGCATCGCATCGTTGCCGCGGTGCGCGCGGCGGTTCCGCCGCAAATTGCGGTCACCGCCAAGATGCGTCTAGGCGTTTCGGATACTGCACTGGCGCTCGATTGCGCCACGGCGCTGGCCGAGGGTGGGGCGGCATCGCTGGTGGTGCATGCCCGCACGCGCGACCACGGCTACCGGCCACCGGCGCACTGGGAATGGATCGCCCGCATCGCGGACGCCGTGGAGATCCCCGTCATTGCCAACGGCGAAGTCTGGTCCGTTGCGGACTGGGAACGTTGCCGCGCGGTCAGCGGCTGCGTGGATGTGATGATCGGGCGTGGCGCGGTATCGGATCCTTTCCTGGCACTGCGTATCCGCGGGGTCATGGACAGCACGCCATCGGATGAGGAGTGGCCGCTGGTGCTGCACCAGATCGCCGCCTACCTGCGGAAGCTGCATGACCGGATCGCCTCCTGCCACGAGCATGGACGGGTGAAATTGTGGCTGAGCTATCTCAAGCGGACCTGGCCGCAAGCTGCGCAGTTGCATGCAGCCATCCGCAGGGTCCAGGATTCGGCCCAGATCGAGCAAGTGCTGCAAAGTTTCCCGGAGGTCACGTCCAGTCGTCCCTCAGGATTCGGGCAGGGCGAGGCGACCGGGGCGTGTGTGGTCTAA
- the phaR gene encoding polyhydroxyalkanoate synthesis repressor PhaR: protein MATSKKGAERLIKKYPNRRLYDTQTSTYITLADVKQLVMDSEDFKVVDAKSGDELTRSILLQIILEEETGGVPMFSSAMLSQIIRFYGHAMQGMMGTYLEKNIQAFIDIQNKLAENSKGLYSGEAFSPDMWSQFMNMQGPMMQGMMSNYIEQSKNLFVQMQEQMQNQAKNMFGTFPFNQPDKK from the coding sequence ATGGCCACGAGCAAAAAAGGCGCAGAGCGACTGATCAAGAAATATCCCAATCGCAGGCTCTACGACACCCAGACCAGTACCTACATCACCCTGGCCGACGTGAAGCAACTGGTCATGGACTCCGAGGACTTCAAGGTCGTCGACGCCAAGTCCGGTGATGAACTGACGCGCAGCATCCTGCTGCAGATCATCCTGGAAGAGGAAACCGGTGGCGTGCCGATGTTCTCCAGCGCCATGCTGTCGCAGATCATCCGCTTCTACGGGCATGCGATGCAGGGCATGATGGGTACCTACCTGGAAAAGAATATCCAGGCTTTCATCGATATCCAGAACAAGCTGGCCGAGAACTCGAAGGGCCTGTATTCCGGCGAAGCCTTCAGCCCGGACATGTGGTCCCAGTTCATGAACATGCAGGGGCCGATGATGCAGGGCATGATGAGCAACTACATCGAGCAGAGCAAGAACCTGTTCGTGCAGATGCAGGAACAGATGCAGAACCAGGCGAAGAATATGTTCGGGACGTTCCCGTTCAATCAGCCGGACAAGAAGTAA
- the phaC gene encoding class I poly(R)-hydroxyalkanoic acid synthase codes for MATGKGAAASTAEGKSQPFKLPPGPLDPATWLEWSRQWQGPESNGTGLPPGFPSFAGFEAFAASPLAGVKIDPAQLAEIQQRYMRDFAELWRGLAEGDTESAGKLHDRRFASEAWHKNAPYRYTAAFYLLNARVLTEMAEAVEADPKTRQRIRFAVSQWVDAMSPANFLATNPDAQHRLIESGGESLRAGLRNMLEDLGRGKISQTDETAFEVGRNMAVTEGAVVYENEFFQLLQYKPLTDKVYARPLLLVPPCINKFYILDLQPESSLVRHAVEQGHTVFLVSWRNPDNTMAERTWDDYIEHAAIRAIEVARDISGQDQINALGFCVGGTIISTALAVLASRGERPVASLTLLTTLLDFADTGILDVFVDEAHVQLREATLGGAAGAPCGLLRGVELANTFSFLRPNDLVWNYVVDNYLKGKTPVPFDLLFWNGDATNLPGPWYCWYLRHTYLQDELKVPGKLTVCDAPVDLGAIDVPTYIYGSREDHIVPWTAAYSSTALLKNKLRFVLGASGHIAGVINPPAKNKRSHWTNDALPASAHEWLAGAEEHHGSWWPDWMAWLGKQAGAKRAAPTGYGNARYPAIEPAPGRYVRAKA; via the coding sequence ACCGGCAAAGGTGCGGCAGCTTCCACAGCGGAAGGCAAGTCCCAACCGTTCAAGTTACCGCCGGGGCCATTGGATCCAGCAACGTGGCTGGAGTGGTCCCGTCAGTGGCAAGGCCCTGAGAGCAACGGCACGGGGCTTCCCCCGGGCTTCCCCAGTTTCGCGGGATTCGAGGCGTTCGCTGCAAGCCCGCTGGCGGGCGTCAAGATCGACCCGGCACAGCTCGCGGAAATCCAGCAGCGCTATATGCGCGACTTTGCCGAGTTGTGGCGTGGTCTTGCGGAAGGCGATACCGAATCCGCCGGCAAGCTGCACGACCGGCGCTTTGCCAGCGAGGCCTGGCACAAGAATGCGCCGTACCGGTACACCGCGGCGTTCTATCTGCTCAATGCGCGCGTGCTGACGGAGATGGCGGAAGCCGTCGAGGCGGATCCCAAGACCCGCCAGCGCATCCGCTTTGCCGTGTCGCAATGGGTGGACGCCATGTCGCCCGCCAATTTCCTTGCCACCAATCCCGATGCCCAGCACCGCCTGATCGAGTCCGGCGGCGAATCGCTGCGGGCCGGCTTGCGCAACATGCTGGAAGACCTGGGCCGCGGCAAGATCTCGCAGACGGACGAGACGGCGTTCGAAGTCGGCCGCAATATGGCGGTCACGGAAGGCGCAGTCGTCTATGAAAACGAATTCTTCCAGCTGCTGCAATACAAGCCGCTGACCGACAAGGTCTATGCGCGCCCGCTGCTGCTCGTGCCGCCTTGCATCAACAAGTTCTACATTCTCGACCTGCAGCCGGAAAGCTCGCTGGTGCGGCATGCGGTGGAGCAGGGCCATACCGTGTTCCTGGTGTCGTGGCGCAATCCCGACAACACCATGGCCGAGCGTACGTGGGATGACTACATTGAGCACGCGGCGATCCGCGCCATCGAGGTGGCGCGCGACATCAGCGGACAGGACCAGATCAACGCGCTTGGCTTCTGCGTAGGCGGTACCATCATTTCGACCGCGCTGGCCGTGCTGGCGTCGCGCGGCGAGCGCCCGGTCGCCAGCCTGACGTTGCTGACGACGCTGCTGGACTTCGCGGACACGGGCATTCTTGACGTCTTCGTCGACGAAGCCCACGTCCAGCTGCGCGAAGCCACGCTCGGCGGCGCGGCGGGGGCACCTTGCGGCCTGCTGCGCGGGGTGGAACTGGCCAATACGTTTTCGTTCCTGCGCCCGAACGACCTGGTCTGGAACTATGTGGTCGACAACTACCTGAAGGGCAAGACGCCGGTGCCGTTCGACCTGCTGTTCTGGAACGGCGATGCCACCAACCTGCCGGGGCCGTGGTACTGCTGGTACCTGCGCCACACCTACCTGCAGGACGAGCTGAAGGTGCCGGGCAAGCTGACCGTGTGTGACGCACCGGTCGACCTCGGCGCCATCGACGTGCCGACCTACATCTACGGCTCGCGCGAGGACCACATCGTGCCGTGGACGGCGGCCTATTCGTCGACCGCGCTGCTCAAGAACAAGCTGCGGTTCGTGCTGGGAGCGTCCGGGCACATCGCCGGCGTCATCAACCCGCCGGCCAAGAACAAGCGCAGCCACTGGACCAATGACGCACTGCCCGCTTCGGCGCATGAGTGGCTGGCCGGCGCCGAGGAGCACCACGGCAGCTGGTGGCCGGACTGGATGGCCTGGCTTGGCAAGCAGGCCGGTGCCAAGCGCGCTGCGCCGACCGGCTACGGCAATGCCCGTTACCCGGCCATCGAACCTGCGCCGGGCCGCTACGTCAGAGCCAAGGCATAA
- a CDS encoding 3-ketoacyl-ACP reductase produces the protein MTQRIAYVTGGMGGIGTAICQRLAKDGFRVVAGCGPNSPRRERWIEQQKALGFDFVASEGNVADWDSTKAAFDKVKSEVGEVDVLVNNAGITRDVVFRKMTRADWDAVIDTNLTSLFNVTKQVIDGMVDRGWGRIVNISSVNGQKGQFGQTNYSTAKAGLHGFTMALAQEVATKGVTVNTVSPGYIATDMVKAIRQDVLDKIVGTIPVKRLGEPSEIASICAWLASDESGFSTGADFSLNGGLHMG, from the coding sequence ATGACTCAGCGCATTGCATATGTGACCGGCGGTATGGGCGGCATCGGGACCGCGATCTGCCAACGTCTCGCCAAGGATGGCTTCCGCGTGGTGGCCGGCTGCGGCCCCAATTCGCCGCGTCGCGAACGGTGGATCGAGCAGCAGAAGGCGCTCGGCTTCGACTTCGTTGCCTCCGAGGGCAACGTGGCCGACTGGGATTCGACCAAGGCTGCCTTCGACAAGGTGAAGTCGGAAGTCGGTGAGGTGGATGTGCTGGTCAACAATGCGGGTATCACGCGCGACGTGGTCTTCCGCAAGATGACCCGCGCCGACTGGGACGCGGTGATCGACACCAACCTGACGTCGCTGTTCAACGTGACCAAGCAGGTGATCGACGGCATGGTCGATCGCGGCTGGGGCCGCATCGTGAACATCTCGTCGGTGAACGGGCAGAAGGGCCAGTTTGGCCAGACCAACTACTCCACCGCCAAGGCTGGCCTGCACGGCTTCACCATGGCGCTGGCCCAGGAAGTGGCCACCAAGGGCGTGACGGTGAACACCGTTTCGCCGGGCTATATCGCCACTGACATGGTCAAGGCCATCCGCCAGGACGTGCTGGACAAGATCGTCGGGACGATCCCGGTGAAGCGCCTGGGCGAGCCGTCGGAAATCGCGTCCATCTGCGCGTGGCTGGCGTCGGACGAGTCGGGCTTCTCCACGGGCGCCGACTTCTCGCTGAACGGCGGTCTGCACATGGGCTGA
- the rimO gene encoding 30S ribosomal protein S12 methylthiotransferase RimO — protein sequence MTQKDQSPRVGFVSLGCPKALVDSEQIITQLRAEGYAISGTYDGADLVVVNTCGFIDEAVQESLDAIGEALTENGKVIVTGCLGAKKDAAGHDIVSSVHPKVLAVTGPHALGEVMQAVHTHLPKPHDPFTDLVPAAGIKLTPKHYAYLKISEGCNHRCSFCIIPSMRGDLVSRPVAEVMLEAENLFKAGVKELLVISQDTSAYGVDVKYRTGFWSGRPLKTRMTELVAALGELAAQYGAWVRLHYVYPYPHVDEIIPLMNGGHVLPYLDVPLQHAHPDVLKRMKRPANAEKTLDRIRAWREVCPDLTIRSTFIAGFPGETEAEFQTLLDFIAEAELDRVGCFAYSPVEGATANDLPGALPDEVREERRARFMEVAEAVSARRLQRKVGQTLRVLVDEVNQEGGIGRSSADAPEIDGLVYIAPPAKASQRYRVGEFVQVKITGADGHDLWGEL from the coding sequence ATGACCCAGAAAGACCAGAGTCCGCGCGTGGGTTTCGTTTCGCTTGGCTGCCCGAAGGCGCTGGTTGACTCCGAGCAGATCATTACCCAACTGCGCGCCGAGGGTTACGCGATCAGCGGCACCTATGACGGCGCCGACCTGGTCGTGGTCAATACCTGCGGCTTTATCGACGAAGCCGTGCAGGAAAGCCTCGATGCCATCGGCGAGGCGCTGACCGAGAATGGCAAGGTCATCGTGACTGGCTGCCTGGGGGCCAAGAAGGATGCGGCGGGACATGACATCGTGTCGTCGGTGCACCCGAAGGTGCTGGCCGTGACCGGCCCGCATGCGCTGGGCGAGGTCATGCAGGCGGTGCACACGCACCTGCCTAAGCCGCATGATCCGTTTACCGACCTGGTGCCGGCGGCGGGCATCAAGCTGACGCCAAAGCACTACGCGTACCTGAAGATCTCCGAAGGCTGCAACCACCGCTGCTCGTTCTGCATTATCCCGTCGATGCGCGGCGACCTGGTGTCGCGCCCGGTGGCCGAGGTCATGCTGGAGGCCGAGAACCTGTTCAAGGCCGGTGTCAAGGAACTGCTGGTGATCTCGCAGGACACGAGCGCCTACGGCGTCGACGTGAAGTACCGTACCGGCTTCTGGAGCGGCCGCCCGCTCAAGACGCGAATGACCGAACTGGTGGCCGCCCTCGGCGAACTGGCGGCCCAGTACGGTGCCTGGGTGCGCCTGCATTACGTGTATCCGTATCCGCATGTCGACGAAATCATCCCGCTGATGAATGGTGGCCATGTGCTGCCATACCTCGACGTGCCGCTGCAGCACGCCCATCCGGACGTGCTCAAGCGCATGAAGCGCCCGGCCAATGCCGAGAAGACGCTGGACCGTATCCGCGCCTGGCGCGAGGTGTGCCCGGACCTGACGATCCGCAGCACCTTCATCGCCGGCTTCCCGGGCGAAACCGAAGCCGAGTTCCAGACCCTTCTGGATTTCATCGCCGAGGCCGAACTGGACCGCGTGGGCTGCTTCGCTTACTCGCCGGTCGAAGGCGCCACGGCCAACGATCTGCCGGGCGCGCTTCCCGACGAAGTGCGCGAGGAACGCCGTGCGCGCTTCATGGAGGTGGCCGAGGCGGTGTCCGCGCGCCGCCTGCAGCGCAAGGTCGGCCAGACCCTGCGTGTGCTGGTGGACGAGGTGAACCAGGAGGGCGGCATTGGCCGTTCGTCGGCCGATGCGCCGGAAATCGACGGCCTGGTCTATATCGCGCCGCCGGCGAAGGCGTCGCAGCGCTATCGCGTCGGCGAGTTCGTCCAGGTGAAGATCACGGGCGCCGATGGCCATGACCTGTGGGGTGAACTCTGA